The Chroococcidiopsis sp. SAG 2025 genomic sequence AAGCCAATTCCAAGCTAACCATTGCTGTCAACACCAGGAATGAAAGGCTAGCTCAACTGGCAATGGCACTACAGAAAGCCAGGGCAGAACACAATCTGGCGATCGCTAAGCTTCAAACCAAAAAGGACACCAGGGCATATGCAGAATATGAAGCATCAGTCACCGCTGCCAGGAGAGCAGAAGAGAAGAACTCTTCGCAGCAATCGTACTACCGACAACTGCAAGACTTCCAACAGCAGGAGCGCGATCGCTCATTCCAGCTTGCCCAACTCACTTCTAAAATTGCCGAAGTTGACGAAAAGCTCTCTACCATCAACGTTGTCACTAGCCCGTATTCTGGGAAAGTCAGGCGAATCAAGGTTGTCGGGCAGACAAACTATTGTTAGTCTGTCGAGCTTACTTTGGTTGTCGCTAGGGAAGGCGATGGCTCAAACTCTACCACCTCCACCTCTAGTCCCCAATCCCCAAGCAGCCCCTTTAACACAACAGGATTCACCAACAGTAGATGATGGGGGAGAAATCATCGAAACATCAGAGGATTCTACTTTGGAGCAGTCGGGTGAGGAATCCACAGGAGAACCACCCCAACCAAACAAGACAAATCCCCTGGAACCAGCCGGAAGTGATATTGATGCGATAATTCGGACTCGGATTAATGATGACTTGTGGAATGCAATGAAAGGTGATTTGCCCTGCATGGTAGCAACCCGTGACTGTATCTCATCTCTACAGTCAGCTGCCACACAACATAATCCCCTGCTCAAAGAAGTCGATGCCAGGATCGAAGAAATCAACAATAAAATCGAGGAAGCAAGGGCAGCTAACAAAAAGGCTGTAAAGTTGTCTGTCATGACTCCGGCGCTGCAAGCCCTAATCCAACCCCAGCAAATACAGACCGCAGAAGGGAAGACGCATCAAACGGGGGGCTTTATTTCTAACCTCGCCTCACTATTTACCAATCCTACTGGAACGCTAGATAAATTGCTCAATGCTGTTGGAGTTCCGTTGTTACAAGCCTCCTTTGGTGGAAATGCAGAGAATCAAAGAAATGCGATCGCCATCTCTGACTTGCAGGTGAAGTCAGCGGAGTTACAGCGGGGACGGGCAGAGTTAGCCAACAAAATCAGAGAACAGGTTTATTTGGCTGCTTTTGAGTATGACGAAGCTGCCAGAGAATTTCAGATCTCCCAGGAGATAGCCAAGCGCGATGCTGTCAGGATGCGGCTGCTAGAAGTAGAGTATCGGTTTGGTGGTGGAGATAGTAATAGTTATCTGGGTAGTCTAAATGGTCTTGATTCTCGCAAGGCTCAAACATACAGGGCTTGGGCGAGTATGCGATCGCGGATTGAGAAAATTAAGCTGTTGGTTTTGGGGGTAGAAGAGTAGATGGATGCCTAAGCCAGAGTTAATTTGCCAGTTGGGGAAGAGCGATCGCTTCTGATCGGAATTATTCAAAAGATCTCCGGTCATCGTACCCAGGATGAACTCTACAAATACCTGGAAGTCAGCCCCGACCAGGTATGCGGTGCGATCGCCGCTTTATCGATGCTCACGCCGGTTGAGCAAGAGCCGGCTTACTTCGAGAAACCTTACCTGCACAAAGCAGCCAGAGAGGAGTAGGGTCAGGGACGCTGATTCAATTATGGTTAAATATTACACCGAGTAAAATTAGTAATTGACTTGTCGGGGGCGTAACGTATAGTCGAGGGGAATGTTGCCACTAGAAATCTCCAAAGATCGCAAACTAATGCTGTGTGTGCAACGTCGCAGATGCAGCTTTCATCACCTTTTGATGCTGGAACGTGATATTTTAGCTTCTAAATGGTTGAAGCAGTTGGGTAAATTGCGCTGAATTGACTTCATCGTCGACTTGCTCTGTTTTTTGACCTCTTTGGCTAACTAAGGGGTTTGGAACAGCTTGTTAAAAACAGTCAGTTAGGAAAGCAACTAAATATCACTCAACTTAATGAACTACCCCGTCCGCTTGCGGCGGATAGTTCGTTGTAGTATGTGGCGAGTAAATTCGTTACTTATCCAAAATCAATAAACGATTGGTACACAAATCCTGGGTCCTTTTAGGGACATGGATAATAACCAATACATCCACCAATAATCTTGCCTCCCGCGCAGCAAATTGCTATAAAAGCATAGCAGCCCCAATGTGGATAGTCTCTAGGGCACTCCTCAGGACCAAAAAAACTTGTTGTCAACTCTGGTCTCTCACAGCTAGCAGTAGATGGAGCTTTCCTGATTCTTGCAGATGATCCTACAGCAACCTCGACTCTGCTATTATCAACGCGCACACTATCTGTTGGAACCTCTAGAATAACCTCTCCATCGGTACTTGTTAAGACAGAATAGTTTTTTTCTTGCTCTGCAGTACCATCAAAGGGAATCCAGTTAGGCATTGTAGTCATGAGAGCTGATTTATAAAGTAAAAATCAAGCAGCTAGTCGTCTCAGCATCAGCCGTACCATAGCAGCGTAGACCATAGATTCACTTATTTCCGGTAGGAGTTCATAATCCTTACTTAGTCGTCGATAGCGTCCTAGCCAGCCAAAAGTTCGTTCAACTACCCATCTTCTGGGCAAAACTTCAAACCCATCTGTAATCCGCTTAACTATTTCTACTTCTGCACCGCAGACTACCATTACAGCTTGTGCAAAATTCTCTCCACTGTAGCCACTATCTGCCCAAATTAGCTCTAAAGACTTAGAGTTATAGCACTCTTCTAGCAATGCCACTATTGCTCCTAATCGTTCTGAAGCATTAGCTTCGGTGATTACTACACCCATTAGTAGTCCTTGAGGATCTACTACGACATGGCGTTTGCGACCTTTAACTAGCTTGCTGCCATCAAAGCCGGATACTTCCCCTTTTTTTCCGTCGTTTTTACGGACTGGCTATCCACAATTGCAGCAGTAGCTTGATGAGATTTGCCCAGCTTCATCCGTACTTGTTCACGTAAGGCAAGATTTATCTGCTGCCAAATTCCTCGTTTTTGCCAACGCCGAAAGTAATAATAAACCGTTGAATAGGGTGGGAAGTCATGTGGTAGCATCTCCCAAGCACAGCCAGTTTTCAGCAAATAAAAGATGGCATTTACTACCTCACGCATATCCACAGTACGTGGATGTCCTCCTGGTCTTACAGGTGGAATTAATGGTTCAATGATTTGCCATTCTCGATCGGTTAAATCACTTTTGTAAGCTTTTCTACTCATGAGGCAATGCTTTGGGCTACTGTCTTGTCATAGTAAAAGCCTCTTGCCTCCATTCTCGCTGCTTTCAACTTTTCTTTATAAATGACCTCTTATCAGTTCCGATACTACTCCTTTTGTAATTAGAGATTTTCAACTTCGGCAAGTAGCTGAAGCAGATGAATTAACACTTGTATCTAGTGCTGTAATATCGTTACCAGGACAGGCTCAGGAGAATATGATAGAAGATATAATAGTTTTTCCTGCTCCATTTCAAATTGCTCCAGGGTGTTTTAAAATTAATTATCGATGTGGTCATGATACTTGTAGAACACGTTGGGGTTGGGAGTATCCTTGTCGTTATAGATGTGAGTCACAGATTTGTGGGGGAGATTGTTCAGGACCTATTACATGTAGAAATTGGAGGGATAATGGTAATTCTTGCGGTTTCTTCTGTGGTTAAAAGTGATTAGCCTAATTCTGAAAAAGCCTTTCTAATCTCCTCCTAAGCGCCGTCTTTAGCTTTTCGATGTTCTGAAACAATTCGAGAGATAGTTGGTTGGCTGACTTTATAAAGTCTTGCTATCTCCGCTCCTGTTTTCCTATATTACAGTTGTAGATAAGCTAAACTAGATTTGTAAGGAAATACAGTTTAGCAATGCTTGATACATCCAACGTGTTTTTAACAGGTGTTGCATTAGAAGCGCTCTCCCAATGGAGCAGTAGATTGAAAGCGTTTCAGCAAAAACTGGGAAAGCACTTCGCTCGTTCTGAAGCACGTCTTGCAGCGTATGACTATATCCAGGCACTACTAAGCCCAGTTGAGCGGAAGAATGGATGGCAAATGGCAGAACAGGTAGGGTATAGCAATCCCTATCGCTTCCAACATTTACTAGGACGGGCGCAGTGGAACGCGGACGCAGTGTGTGCAGAAATTAGAAAGTATGCAGTGGAGCATTTGAAGAGTGAAACAGATATTTTGGCAATTGATGAAACAGGTTTTCTGAAGCAAGGAGAGCAGTCAGTAGGCGTACAGGTGCAGTATTATGGCACAACTGGACATTTGGAGAATTGCCAGGTAGGTGTGTTCATGTCCTACATTAGCGACAAAGGACATACGTTGATCGATCGCCGTTTGTATCTACCGCGCACATGGAGTGAAGATCAAAGCAAACGTAAGAAGGGAGCAGTTCCAAAATCAATCACATTTGCGACTAAACCTCAACTAGCACAACAGATGTTGGAATCAGCTTTTAAAGACGGAATACGTCCCGCCTGGTTTGTTGCTGATGAGGTTTATGGCAACGATGGTTCATTGTGGTGGTGGCTGGAAAAGACTGCTAAACAACCGTATATACTCACGGTCAGCAAGAAGCAGCCTGTAGTTATTGGCTGGCAACGTTATCAAGCCCAAGAACTGTTACCTCAGCCGGACAGCCAGCTGTGGCAACGTCTTAGCTGTGGAGCTGGCAGTAAGGGAGAAAGATACTATGACTGGGCGAAAGTGCCAGTTAATTGTGACAGATCAGATGGTTTTCAACGTTGGTTATTGTTCCGCCGCTCTCTAGAACACCCTGAAGATCCTCGCGTCAGCTACTATCAAGTATTTGCTAAGAGCGATACTACCCTAGAAACGATGGTTCAAATCGCCGGGCAAAGGTGGCGGATTGAGGAGTGCTTTAAATTTGCTAAAGACCAGCTAGGTTTAGGAGAGTACGAAGTTCGTTCCTGGCATGGTTGGCATCGACACATCACCCTCGTCCTGGCTGCTCAAATATTTCTCACCGTCTTACGACACTCTTGTGAGCCTGCTATTCACTCCTCTACCCCCCCTTTACCTCTAGTAACAACTGGCAGTCTAACTGCGTTCAAAGCGGCACGAGGTTTATTGTCCGACTAAGTATCTGGGAGATGAAGCGGTGGGTATCTCGATTCTTGTTTCCCACATTCTGGTGTCTTGAACACGTTTTGCGTTGGTCTTATTGGCGCAGATCTCATCAAGCTACTGCTCGTTACTACCATTACCAAAAGCGAATTCATTCCTCTATTTATCTACAACTGTAATATCCTACCGGAGAGGACGTTATCGGCAATATCTGCCCGCTGTGCTTGGCTCAGCTTTTTCCGCCTTCCGCCAATTCGCCCTTCGGCACGGTCAGCAGATAGCCCTGCATTAGTACGTTCCCGAATCATGGCACACTCAAATTCTGCAAACGCGCCAACCATGTTTATCATCATGCGTCCGGCTGCGGTTGTAGTGTCAATCGCTTCTGTCAGGGAGCGAAACCCTGTACCTACCTTATCTATTTTGTCCATGAGAATAAGTAGATCTTTGAGCGATCTTGAGAGCCGGTCAAGCTTCCAGACAACAACCGTATCGCCCATGAGTAGCAATGGAACAGGAATGTACGTTAAGCCCAAAAGGCATACTGTAATAGAGTTTTAGCCGTCGCCCAAAAAGGTGTTTATTCCTGTGATAAAGATTCTTATCACAGGAAAACTATCCTCAAAGCCTTAACAAATGGTGATAATAAATCATTGCTGAAGATTGAAATTTTATTGTTATCGCAGGAATCGGTTCTTAGCATCGCAGGAATCGGTTCTTAGCGTACATTTTGATTTCAATGCTACTCAAGGGCAATGACAGGCTCTCTAGCGTTACCCCAAGTTCAAGAGTTTGTTTGCGACCACTGCCGCTTCCTCTCAATTAGTCAAGGTTTAGGGGTAAAGAACTCGACGCTATCGACAACAGTGGGATTCCAAGCATCGCGCATGGTGCGACCGCCGCGACTCCAAGGTTTACCGGGAATTTCAGAGAGGGTACCGTTAGAGTTAGGCACTTTACCGAGGGCACCACCAGCGATATTAGGATACCAGCGAAGTTGACCAGTAGCAGTGCTGAGTCTTTGGGCACCGTTACCTTTAACAATAGCGGCAACATGACCGTGACCGTTAGCCTTTCTAGCGGCAATAACAAATACACCTTGCTCTGCGAGGGCGTCAGCTTGTTCCATAGTGTCAATTGTATTCCAGTTGTTCTTCAGCCAGTCTACTTGTTGGTTAGCTAGAACTAGAGGTAGATCGTAACCTAAAGCCTTAGCTAAGTGATGCATGGATTGATTGCAAGCACTGTAGTATTTTTCAGCCATCTCCGCAGCTTTCTTAGCGATGTCCTCCGCTCTTCTACGCTGTAATTCTTCAAGAGGCGGAGCAGGGGGTCCCGGTGGTGGTTTAGGTGGGCCGACGCTAGCAGCTTCAGCATCGCACCTAACATCCTTAACAGCTAGGTTATACCGTTCGGTTTCTAAGTCTGCCGCCAATCTGTAATCTATGTTGTAAGGTGCCTC encodes the following:
- a CDS encoding IS5 family transposase (programmed frameshift), which codes for MSRKAYKSDLTDREWQIIEPLIPPVRPGGHPRTVDMREVVNAIFYLLKTGCAWEMLPHDFPPYSTVYYYFRRWQKRGIWQQINLALREQVRMKLGKSHQATAAIVDSQSVKNDGKKGEVSGFDGSKLVKGRKRHVVVDPQGLLMGVVITEANASERLGAIVALLEECYNSKSLELIWADSGYSGENFAQAVMVVCGAEVEIVKRITDGFEVLPRRWVVERTFGWLGRYRRLSKDYELLPEISESMVYAAMVRLMLRRLAA
- a CDS encoding IS701 family transposase, with translation MLDTSNVFLTGVALEALSQWSSRLKAFQQKLGKHFARSEARLAAYDYIQALLSPVERKNGWQMAEQVGYSNPYRFQHLLGRAQWNADAVCAEIRKYAVEHLKSETDILAIDETGFLKQGEQSVGVQVQYYGTTGHLENCQVGVFMSYISDKGHTLIDRRLYLPRTWSEDQSKRKKGAVPKSITFATKPQLAQQMLESAFKDGIRPAWFVADEVYGNDGSLWWWLEKTAKQPYILTVSKKQPVVIGWQRYQAQELLPQPDSQLWQRLSCGAGSKGERYYDWAKVPVNCDRSDGFQRWLLFRRSLEHPEDPRVSYYQVFAKSDTTLETMVQIAGQRWRIEECFKFAKDQLGLGEYEVRSWHGWHRHITLVLAAQIFLTVLRHSCEPAIHSSTPPLPLVTTGSLTAFKAARGLLSD